The following are encoded in a window of Rosa chinensis cultivar Old Blush chromosome 4, RchiOBHm-V2, whole genome shotgun sequence genomic DNA:
- the LOC112197579 gene encoding cytochrome P450 CYP749A22: MMSWVRERVLTLPGVSCTFLLLLALIFIKIVHKLWWTPTRTQRFMASQGIRGPSYRLIHGNNKEISNMLKEAMSRPIPNLSHDVLSAVQPHIHSWTKSYGKNYLQWYGLQPVLVITEPELGKEILNNKDRVYTKQKPSIYVKKLLGDSVSMAEGEKWSKLRKISNHAFHGDSLKSMIPDMIASAETMLEGWKKHEGKEIEVYEHFRLFTSEVISRTAFGSSYLEGKNIFDMLMKLSSVIFKNAHKLRVPGISKFYKTSDEKESEKLEKGIGDTIIEIVKKREREAVTGEEGSFGTDFLGLLLKARHATNDKQRISVNELVEECKTFYFAGQETTNSLLVWTVFLLALHPEWQEEARKEVLQLFGKKTPNPDGLAKLKTMSMIINESLRLYPPVIFLVRTVDKEVKLGNLIIPANVELLVSNLALHHEPQFWGQDVKHFKPERFSEGVASATNNNMAAFLPFGMGPRTCVGLNFAAIEAKIALSMILQCYSFTLSPAYVHSPFQFLTVRPQHGLQVILHSV, encoded by the exons ATGATGAgttgggtgagagagagagtcctCACTCTTCCCGGTGTTTCGTGTacctttcttcttctgttgGCTTTGATCTTCATCAAGATAGTTCACAAACTATGGTGGACTCCAACTCGAACACAGAGGTTCATGGCTTCTCAGGGAATCAGAGGTCCTTCTTACAGACTCATCCATGGAAACAACAAAGAAATCAGCAACATGCTAAAGGAAGCCATGAGCAGGCCCATACCGAATTTATCACATGATGTACTATCTGCAGTTCAACCTCACATTCACTCATGGACCAAGAGCTATG GGAAGAATTATCTACAATGGTATGGTCTTCAACCAGTTTTAGTCATTACAGAACCTGAGTTAGGCAAGGAGATTCTCAATAACAAAGATAGGGTTTATACAAAACAGAAGCCCAGTATCTATGTGAAGAAGCTATTGGGAGACAGCGTTTCCATGGCAGAAGGTGAAAAATGGTCAAAACTGAGAAAGATTTCCAACCATGCCTTCCATGGAGACAGCTTAAAA agtATGATTCCAGACATGATAGCTAGTGCTGAGACGATGCTCGAAGGGTGGAAAAAGCATGAAGGAAAAGAGATTGAGGTGTATGAACATTTTAGGTTGTTCACTTCAGAAGTTATTTCTAGGACAGCATTTGGCAGCAGCTATTTAGAAGGGAAGAATATTTTTGACATGTTGATGAAGTTAAGCTCTGTAATATTCAAAAATGCTCACAAACTCAGGGTTCCTGGCATCAG CAAGTTTTATAAAACCAGTGATGAGAAAGAATCAGAGAAGCTTGAGAAAGGAATAGGAGACACCATAATAGAGATTGTtaagaaaagagagagggaggcagtGACTGGAGAAGAAGGCAGCTTTGGGACTGATTTTCTTGGATTGCTTTTAAAGGCTCGCCATGCTACCAATGACAAGCAGAGAATTTCAGTGAATGAATTGGTCGAGGAGTGCAAGACATTTTACTTTGCTGGACAAGAAACAACCAACTCTTTGCTTGTTTGGACTGTCTTTCTTCTGGCCCTCCATCCGGAATGGCAAGAGGAAGCAAGAAAGGAGGTCCTGCAGTTATTTGGCAAAAAAACTCCAAATCCTGATGGCCTTGCCAAACTAAAAACG ATGAGTATGATCATCAATGAGTCTCTGAGGTTATATCCTCCTGTGATTTTCCTTGTACGAACAGTGGATAAGGAAGTTAAATTGGGAAACCTTATTATACCTGCTAATGTTGAATTGCTTGTCTCAAATCTAGCACTTCATCATGAACCTCAGTTCTGGGGACAAGATGTGAAACATTTCAAACCTGAGAGATTTTCTGAAGGTGTTGCTAGTGCTACTAACAACAACATGGCTGCATTCTTACCCTTTGGAATGGGACCTAGAACTTGTGTTGGCCTCAACTTTGCCGCCATTGAAGCAAAGATTGCTCTTTCAATGATTCTACAATGCTACTCCTTCACCCTTTCCCCAGCCTATGTCCACTCGCCCTTTCAGTTTCTCACAGTTCGTCCACAGCATGGACTTCAAGTAATTTTACACTCAGTATGA